One window of the Pseudochaenichthys georgianus chromosome 21, fPseGeo1.2, whole genome shotgun sequence genome contains the following:
- the cfap210 gene encoding cilia- and flagella- associated protein 210, whose translation MASVVQHGRRTGSSKRVSSAEEPSRIIEPPDLRQVTVLSKREWQRIQDEVNRVDKNKENMKEAAKQREALHLQSTEVVKLWSNTIAGQRQKKLEAKKIREEAEEEKRKMIDQEEATFQQQQREEAIEKAKTQLYYETNRIKGLHRALRLTEVLEEREAQIKLKQKIKSASKDVDKKFLDLEKTDIDEALRQEQEKALRKKLEGQAVVRDLKNQMKEREQVREREKIENRKDGEEAQSLLELHHLEQNMEEERKAKLKRNLMHGHLEHVANSDLRATNAKKQEAEEEQRKLFLSSRQKIIKLRKEKEKELFSEAQMRREWTMNKLAVTQQEKIDDEDQRIAKAVAEQDEKLAQRKREEDEKKAAMLESITAHREFMQENKEQKDKTTKQSMMGTLQAMKEADRIFEEKQKMKAQKIKADERHAHEFNATEMAKKGVKLQQRKREEQEFQEDYAEVIAKEEHLFQQYSHDLINAAAGAQRNVFPLSKAAGQGIGGGLGPASCYLVQDNTGAQMPKYVSGATQDIKRLNEARHIQAKKRLGFIWS comes from the exons ATGGCATCAGTGGTCCAGCACGGCCGAAGAACAGGCTCCAGTAAGAGAG TATCTTCAGCTGAGGAACCCAGCAGGATCATCGAACCCCCAGACCTCCGACAGGTCACTGTCTTAAGCAAACGAGAATGGCAGAGGATTCAAGATGAAGTGAACCGGGTTGATAAAAACAAAGAGAATATGAAGGAGgcagccaaacagagagaggCCCTGCATTTGCAGTCAACGGAGGTGGTGAAACTCTGGTCCAATACCATCGCT GGTCAAAGGCAAAAAAAGTTAGAGGCAAAGAAGATCCGTGAGGAGGCTGAGGAGGAAAAGAGGAAAATGATTGATCAAGAAGAGGCCAcatttcagcagcagcagcgtgaAGAGGCCATTGAAAAAGCCAAGACTCAGCTCTATTATGAAACCAACCGTATTAAAGGACTACAC CGTGCCCTCAGGCTGACTGAGGTgctggaggagagggaggcgcaGATTAAACTGAAGCAAAAGATCAAGAGTGCCTCTAAAGATGTTGACAAAAAATTTCTGGATCTGGAAAAGACCGATATTGATGAAGCTTTGAGACAGGAGCAGGAGAAAGCACTTCGGAAAAAGCTGGAGGGACAGGCTGTGGTAAGGGACCTGAAAAACCA GATGAAGGAACGTGAGCAAGTGAGAGAGCGTGAAAAGATCGAGAACAGGAAGGACGGAGAGGAAGCCCAAAGCCTTTTAGAACTCCACCATTTGGAGCAAAACATGgaagaagaaagaaaagcaAAGCTGAAGAGAAACCTTATGCACGGTCACCTG GAACACGTCGCCAACAGTGACCTCAGAGCAACAAATGCAAAGAAGCAGGAGGCTGAAGAGGAGCAAAGAAAACTGTTCCTCTCTTCCAGACAAAAAATTATAAAGTTacggaaagaaaaagaaaaggaattgTTCAG TGAGGCCCAGATGCGAAGAGAGTGGACCATGAACAAGCTGGCTGTCACTCAGCAGGAGAAAATTGACGACGAGGACCAGAGGATCGCAAAGGCTGTCGCTGAGCAGGATGAAAAACTGGCACAAAGGAAGAGAGAGGAGGATGAGAAGAAGGCGGCCATGTTGGAGTCAATAACTGCACACAGGGAATTCATG CAAGAAAACAAGGAGCAGAAGGACAAAACAACCAAACAAAGCATGATGGGCACACTTCAGGCCATGAAAGAGGCCGACAGAATATTTGAAGAGAAACAAAAAATGAAGGCTCAGAAGATCAAAGCAGATGAAAGACATGCACATGAGTTCAATGCTACAGAAATG GCTAAGAAAGGTGTCAAGCTCCAGCAGCGGAAAAGAGAGGAGCAAGAGTTTCAGGAGGACTACGCAGAGGTCATTGCTAAAGAAGAACACCTGTTTCAACAATACTCTCACGACCTCATCAACGCAGCGGCTGGGGCTCAGCGAAATGTGTTTCCTCTCTCCAAAGCGGCAGGGCAAGGGATCGGAGGAGGACTCGGTCCTGCTTCATGCTACCTCGTTCAGGACAACACTGGGGCTCAAATGCCCAAATATGTCTCTGGTGCCACCCAGGACATTAAAAGGCTTAATGAGGCACGACATATTCAAGCCAAGAAGAGACTTGGGTTCATATGGTCATAG